The Anabas testudineus chromosome 1, fAnaTes1.2, whole genome shotgun sequence genomic sequence tctgacattttaaatgattaactGAGGAATAAAGAATTGGCAGGTTAAGCCTTACATGAAATAGATGAgatattgtgtgtctgtgtgggtagTTTGAGTGGGAAGAGTGTTTATATTGCATTGAGTTGGGTGCATACAGTAACTGAAATATCACCACACCACAGACGCTGTTTTGTGCTGTTATGTACTGATTTGTACTTTGAACTTTGTACTTACTGTATTTCCTTCTGGTTAAGTTTCATGTGCAGGGGCTCTAGATGTAGCTTGTTgctataaatatgtaaatgtggcCAGTTAATgccaattaaaaataaagtattgTTTTAGAATTTGTACTGAAACTCACGTATTGTATCAGCACTAGTGACTAAAAATAATATCGAACTCTTGTTTTTTGAACTCAGTTTTTTGTCATTGTATATATCACACCCTATCAGAGGCCTAAACTCACTTTGAAAAGCTTATAAAGACATTACAGCTGCAGTGAGGTAATGGAACAACAGACCGACAAACTATAGGATGCCAGTGTGACAACTGCTAAATTTAGAGTAACTGCCTGCTTAGTTTATTTGAAAACCTCTTTTCAGTTCTTCGATGTGATGCAGTAAAATGAGGGATTAGGCAGAGGGAGGAATGCAGGTTGAGTGCTGATTTGTtgtgcagtaaaacaaaaagccaGTCAGCTGAGCCCCTCTGCAGCAGTCGATTTGTATTCTGCAAGGAGCAGGCAGCGGGTGGCTGTTGCTATTGTTTCAATGACTTCAATATCaacttaattaaaaatttaTATCTCTGTTGCCGAAgtgtacaaacacaaacatgcatagaaacacacacggCCCCTTTTGAGCTGCCTTTCTctcagacatacacacaccctgGGGGAGAATTTAATGTTCCTCTTAAAATATCCAAATATTcccttgtgtttgtgtgtgtaggtccATCTCGGGGTTGGTTCCAGCGTTCCAAGGTGCTGCAGATTCAGGCATGTTTACGCATGGTCATGGAGTGGGCGAGCAGGTCCGGTCTGGGACATCTGGCCGACAAATTCTTCACCAAACTCAACAGCACAGTGTCCATACTGGCTACACCGCCACAACAGCtcacacaggtaacacacaccGGTTcgttatttttattattggaCATTATATAGCATTAACCACATGTCAACAACctagaaacaaacagaaggagTCTCTCTACATAACCTGACGTATTTCACCTAAAAGTacaagagaacagagaagaTTTGATTGACTGTAATCAATTTTCTCACAGACACAACTATTTGTCATGAAGCAAAGTCACTCATCAGCTCTTGATGCCTAATGTCCTGTCCCACACAGCCAATAACAATTTGTGAGAGCCTTACCTCTCTTGATTGCTCAGCTGTATTATAACAGGATCTCTCAGGACTTCCGATTCaattttcctctcctctttttcttctttctttccacctctctttctgcagctgagCTGGCGAGCATTGTCCAGCGAGCACCCGACTCTGAAACCAGTCCAGCTGCACAGGATTCTCACTCAGTACCAGCTCACAGCAGAGATAGGCCCCGTTCCAATATGGCAACCCAGCAGCGAGGATGAGGCTTACATATACAGAACAGGTACATGTGTGTGATATGCCTAATGATTACATTGGACAGCTGCTTTCTGGAGGGTGTAGGAGAAGACTGAGCAAACAATTACAAATGAATTACAGCAAGGACATTGTCATTGATTTACCAGGATCTGCTTCAGTGCAGCCAGTATGATTTGCATTAGTTTGAAGAAAACTAGCATGTTATGATAAACAGAGATCATCTAAagggaaatatatatatagacatagAGAAAACTGGTAttcatatcatcatcatcatcatcatcatcatcatcatcatgtatGTGACTCATCTCATCCTGATTCTGATCATTTGTCATCTCCCATCTGTGTTGAGTGAGTCACCTTTGTTTTTGGTCTGACTGAACTTCGTTGTGTTTAGCACTCTGACAGCAGTATTTAATGACACAACTATTAATTATCTAAAGTACCAGAAACCTAAATATGATCTATATACCTACACACTGGATCTGATCTGAATCTGAGTAGTACAGGAACAGTTGTTCCTGGCTATAAATGAGTGTTATGTAGAAAATGTTTAGCTGTCCATGAGTTTTGAGTGTGaaagctgcaaaacagaaaGAGTGACAGACTAGTGGAGCAGCTGTAAACCAATCCTGGATCAGACCTTTATCGTTCTGCACATGCTAACATCACTTTATGTCTTTAGTGGACCTCCTGGAGAGCTTTGAGAACCACCCTCCCATCGTACTGCCCAGTGCCGGCTTCAGAGTGGACCTGGACAGCGAGTGTGTAGAAGACAGCATCTACAGACAGCTGCTCTACGTCCGCCACTACCTGTGGGGGCTACGCACCAAAACGCATACTAATGCCGGGGTTTCCaccagtgtgcacacacactctaatgGAACCAACACATCTGACTGGCCGGACATTCAGGTCAGAAGATGCATGAACACTTATACTGCCTACTGTCAAGTTCAGGAACTTAGGCGTAATCCAGGCCATGTGCCtcagcagctgtggttgttgagGAGTTCTTTATAATCCCataaatgaaagacaaaaacccTCTACTCCAGCCAACAGGagtgcgcgcgcacacacacacacacacacacacacacacacacacacacacacacacacacacacacacacacacagaaacacacacagaaacctaGACATGGTTAAATCATGGTTAATCTGATTATTCTTTAGACTGTCTAATTAGTGGAAATGGCTGACTAGACTATAATCCCTAGTGTTACTGCACCCTCgtatgaacacatacacacagaaagatatGCACTGACGAGTATGTGAAATTTTTAATTGCCTTGTAAAATGATTCTACATTTAATCAAGTCTAAATGAAATGGATTATCTTGGATAAAATGATTTTTGTGTATACGCGTTCTTTATCAGAagtcaaagacacaaacattaatatgtgttgtttttctatatGTTGTACAATGCCTCATCAAATTAGACCTTGTAGTATTTTAAGTATTTCTGTCCCTCCCTGACACAGAGGGAGTTGTTACCTCCAGCCCACAGCAGTCCCCGCTCTGGGGGGCCCAGAGACGAAGTGACggcagagacaggagaggagagaggacggGACAGACCCACAggccaatcacacacacacagcctgagaAGAAACGGTACCATGCACCCACGGACAGCAAATCCAGACCCGTCCTGCCTCCTAACTCCTCCTAATACTCCCCTGTAcccagaaggaggaggaggggtgctGGGTCCAATCACAGGCCCCAACGCTCAGACTAATGGATGTACCAGTAGAACTGCGCCAGaatgtaaaaagacaaatggaCTCATCACCAATGGACTGGAAGGTAGGCTGCATGATATATAAACGAGGTGGACAAAGCAACAAGAACATGGGCCTTAATAGAATGCAGTACCACTACAAAATCTAGATCATGTGATAAAGACCACTGCAGGATCTTtcacatgatttttttttttttttgtagggcTATAAAGATAAAATCCATATAGCATTGtatctttgttattttgtccaccctATATGTGCAGTTTGAATCTAAACATATCAGGGCTTTATGCACAACATTGCTGAGTTTCTCACAAATCAGATTTGTCCACTCAGAGTATCTGCTGTGATCGCGTACAAGTGCTCTCCTGCAAATTTAAAATCTCTTTATCACTGTAGGGAACGTACTGGAATGTTTTGCATGTTGGGTAACTTGAGGCCAGTGTTTTATGTGGCactaaaaactgctgctgtggcAGAATGGATGTCActcacagaggaaacactgagtgTTAGaacattaataaagaaaacatgctgGGAAGCTGGACGTGCCAATCAGAGTCGGATGAGGACTAAGATTATACTTCAGGAGATATTATTTCAAGTGGAGataatgttttcttctctgtttgttggAGTAGAAAATTTTTTGTTAGTCCGTCAATCTTCATAACTTAAAGATGTGGACAAAATAGTTTTGTGTTCCTCTGGTTATGTTGATGCTCTTCTGCCCCCTAGTGGCCACAAATacattaatgcagctttaaaatgacACCACTCTTCGTGCAGTAGTGCATCTCTGTAACTGAAAAGTCTTGAGCTATTTGGTGAGCTCTGGTACTCACATGACAGCAGTTTCTCTCTTTTGGAGTCTTGACAGTTTCGTGAGAGTGACATCTGCAAGCTCTTGTCAGAAGcatctgtttgtgttggtgtgtcaCATTAGCTCTGAGGCTGCATCTCTGCATGTGTATTTGCGTGTCTATTTAGCACAGCGACACGTCTCATGTTTGTCCAACCCCATAGCGagaccctgtgtgtgtttatgtgtgtgtttgtggattttgGATGTCTATGTCTTCTGCAGGATGTATTAGTGGGTGTGAGTTTCCTTTCCCTGTGTCATCCCCTGGCGTCCCCCCCCTTCCTGATGACTTGTGTGTGGTATTTGTAGTGGAACTGGACAAGGGACCCTATGGACTGGGCATGGGACTCATAGACGGCCTGGTAAGTAGACAGATGTTTCAGCTACACCTATCTTACCAACATAATGCATTATTAATTCAGACTGTAATGAGTAATTTCATTTGACCTATAATTGGTTATTTACTACTTACTATTACTGTTTTAGCAGTTTTCTTTTGATTCTCAGTGTAGTTGATCACTTGTTTATAGCTGCACAACAGGACACTGTTGCTTTAATTAATCCAAACTGTAAATCAGAACTATGTCTGAGGTGCTGCATCGTTTTAATGGACACGTTCCagctacacaacacacacaggctaatATTACCTAATGCTCATGTATAAGTgctgaagaaacaacattttgctATAGCCAACTCTAGCTCGCTCTGCAAAGGTGATGATGTGAATGTCAAAGTTTTTTTCCACTActaaggtaaacacacacacacacacacacacacacacacactcacactcttcttcttcttcctgtagcACACTCCTCTCAACGCTCCAGGCATTTACATCCGGACTCTTATCCCTGACGGACCTGCTGCCTCTGATGGCAGGCTAAGAATTGGAGACCGCATCCTGGCAGTGAACGGGACCAGTCTGATAGGAGCAGACTACCAGAGGTACATTGGTTGTGACTAAAACAATGGGCTGGTGTAGATTAATGATACTGCTGGGTGATGCTGGCACTGATGACAGAGTGAGCAGTCTTCTTAAGCCAATTGATTACTTTGACTGAATGTCGTGAGCCCAGTGACTGATGCTCCTTCATCCTTATTCTGTCTTTGCTGAGCGTCATGTAACTAgactctgtttgtctctctctactTCCTCTCTTATGCTCCACACAGCGCGGTGGATCTGATTCGTCTGGGAGGAGGTCGACTACGTTTCCTGATAGCCAAGTCTGACCCAGAGGTTTCAGAAAAGATCAGTGCCTCCTCCTGCTGACAACCTCCACTTTCCAGATAAAATATGCACAGCGTTATACCCACGACACAAGAGGTAGGACAGGATATGCAGATGTGTGCACCGATGAACAGggtgcatacaaacacacatccatgcGTACGTACGccacatgaaaaatgaatgtgaaactTAGCATAAGCAAAGCACAAAGCCAATCAAACTGGAGAAAAGCTCCTCGATGCCACTCCACAGCTGTCAGACCTGCTTCCTTGATGCCGACTCCTACAGGGTGTGTGTGACGGAATCTGTAACCCACCATGACATCAAAGGAATATGCTGCAAGGAAAGTTGCCTAATTAATCAGCATTTGAGGAGGCGAGGCCTACCCAGCCAGTCTGATGTGGTTTAAAAGCACAGAGTGTAGGGTTTTAATTTCTCATCAGTCAGCTCTCGGATGATGTGTGTAGATGAAACTTTTTCCACTTGTACTTTAGAGTAATTTGTATTAGTAATTCAGACATTAAGTAGCATGGTGAAATAGCTTCTCAACTGTCAGACAAAAGGACTTGGAAACTGTTGGACACTGAGTAAAGGCAGGATGCTCAACATGCTTCACTCCAGATTTTATAATGTACAATCCTGGTGTATGAACTGACACTTTTCTTGTGAATATATTCTGTATGTACTTGGCTAAAAgatgtaaatatttgtttgtaaatatttaacCCTTGATCATATCCTGTTTggacagaagaaaaactgcatttgGAGAATTACTCCACTTTTTTCTGATATTGATGAGTAAACACTGAAGCTActaagagggaaaaaaaggaactgGTAACTATAGTTATGGGTTGTGTAATTCTtccaaacaatacaaatttattaagtttattaaaTAATACAGGAATACAGAATTacaagttgtttgtttgttgcataTTACAGTGCACACAGGTGGTCAGCTGCACTTTTGCTAAGAGGTACCTACATCTAAATTACATGTGTGCTCTGGAGATATCGTACCATGCAGATAAGAATTCTTCGTTTAACACATTCAACAGCCTTTTCTAGCAGTGTAACTGTTCAACTTCTCAATCTATGGTTTTCATAGGGACTTTATATCTTATGAAGTGGTTCCAGTGAGCTAAGGTCTGTGGATTATCCAGAGTAACATggacaagaacaacaaacaaaactgagtATATAGCAGACAGACGTGACTTAAGTAATTTTGCTGTATCAAACCTTTTAGAGAGGTTcagctaaaaaaacaacacacgtCCTTAAGTCTAGGTCACTGTAAGAAAAAAGCCACAGTAGCCAGTGCTACGTTGGCTGTCTTTCTTTCCTGACCTCAGCTCTGTAGAGCTCCCCTGAGATGTCATCACAGCAGCACCGGGGGGGAAGAGGGGAGTTTTGTTTACTCAACTTTTGATTCTGTCCACTActttgaattaattttttttgtgcatttcaaGGTTTGTATAACATTGAACTCATGCATGTCTACTTTTCTCTGCTCATTATTTATACTGTTAAAATGATGGTACGTAAGAATAAAATTGTTGAGTACTTGCATTTTGCTGCTTAGAAACCCAGTCTCACCgaactgaaataaacaagaaTCAACATGGCCAAGAACGGGTTCCATGAGAGAAGACaatagaaaaagtatgtcaatGAGGAATTTTAATTTGTGCTACACATTTTAAGAAATCACaaaaacaggaacatttaaaaatacatatactTCTCTATTTCCAGAATGTTTACGTATTGATGACAGCTGTTTTTACATGtagcaaaatattttttcttttttccaaaatgagaaaaaaataccTTCTAAATAGCTTTGTCATTTAGCAGATAGAGCAGCATACAATCATTGCgcatcttttttgtttgttttttttccctaaTGTGCAACAATCACCGAAATCTTAAACTGTTCCTGATTGCCAGCTCAAAAATGAGGCCTTTGTAAGGACATTCAGAAAAGCTAAAGGCAGATTTTGAATGAGAAAATCaagagggggggaaaaaagtgcTGAAGAATATCTAATTAAGGCAGGAACTGCCAACAGTTTGGTGCATTCGCAGAGCTGCAACAATAGAGACTGCTCACTGAGAAGAGGGAGAGGTAGACTGGGAAAAAGAACAGTTAATGAATTTAGGAAAACTTGAAAAAGAGTGGGGAGCCAAGAGCAGGAAAGACATCAAAAgtacacagaaagaaaagcagacgAGCAGTTGAAATTTGTGGTCATGTGTTGGTCCCACCCTTCCCCTGATAAAACTGATACACGTCTACTGATGCAAATTAACTGTCACCATTGTAGTGTTGCTGATCATGTACTGTTAAAGAAGCGCGACATTAACAATCTAAAAAAGGTAAAGCTGTCtaaaggttaaaataaaatgacaaaaaaaatttagaaatatttaagGCTTTTAAAGATTATTACAATAATGCTTTTCTGTGCTAAGACAAACAAAGCTGTACGCACaggctgtttttctcttttaccaCTActgaaacaaggaaaaaaaattaaaacaatcagtATGTCTACATTAGGTTAGCTCCACTTCAATCAACTCCAAATAGTTGCCATTTTTTTGTTGCCCTTCTCTGCTTCAACTTCAATCCAATCACAGATCATCATGACTCTGTGGAGCTTCACACTGTTAAACCAAACTGAGCTGAAGTGAAGCAAGAACTGCAAAAGTCCTGGTTTGTTATTCCTGGATTTCCTCCAATCTCTTCTTCAGAAACATTAcgccttttttctttttttgtgctttacaGAGACgacaagaggaggaaaacacCTCACATTCTGTTCCAGGCCTTAACgtgaacacatttcttttctgagAGAGACAACCTGTTAGATTTCTTCCGTGTCACTTTATGGCCTTATGAAGAGTAGAATCACATTCTTAACAGGCTTCCACCAACCTGGTCAGCAGTTAAGTCCTGTTGACCATTCGATCCACAATTTATCAACTCTGATCACCGGTTTCTTCTGTAAATATAGGTCACTTAAATctctaaaaacacattcaataGTTTGAAATCAGGCAGTGGCTCTAATCAGAAGTGCAGGAGAAGAGTTCTTTGGCCTGAGACATAGTAACTGATGCGTCTGAATATCTAACATTCTCAATTTTAATATGCATAATGCTCTTGTAAGCTTACTTACTTGTGTTGTCAGTGATTAATTACctttaaaaaagctgaaaatacTGAAGCATTTACTTGCTTTTAAATTCATGTGAAAATTTTCATCCATTTTTGACCAAaatatagttgtttttttatttcattcccTTCTGTTGAGAGGAGGCTGCCTGTACATTTTTTGCCATGTCAGCTGTAGTCCTATCAAATGAGTATAAAAGGTGAAGCAGTTAGGGGATGATAAGGAGGCTGCCCACTCGGTACCTGGTAAGAAGGCCAGGGTTTTACTTCCTCGGGTCGTGGGTTTGTGATGTCATGGCAACAATGACCGGTTGCTGGGCAGGTGTGAATTGATGCTGAGCAGATTCAGTCCCACCCTCGTCCTCCATCTTTGGCCGCTTGGCCTGGGGCTCGCCTGGCTGCTCTGCTAAAGTTTCTGCGCTGGGCTGTCTGCTCATCAGCACTGGAGGAGAACTTGAGGCCTGGGCAGCCAAGATCTGGAGAGGGCTACTCAGGCCTGTGAGGAAAataaggacaaaaataaaaagttagcTGAATTGCCAGTTTATTTAATGTACACTACGGTATAAAATCCCAAGAAATAAATCTGTGCTCCTTCAGACTAGTCGAATATCTGAAGATTCTGTAATTGTTTGATTGCAGACTCTAAGTGTCCAGAAACAAAGAACTTTCAACTTAAACTCAGTTTTTGAGAAACAAGAAACTCAAGATCTCATACAACACTGTATCCCTTTCACAGAGCACCAAAACCAGGCTCTGACCAAAATAGAAAGAGGAGTAGGAAGCACTGCTGCACAACTTAGTGTTAAGACAAATACATTAGGTGCATATTACATTAAAGTTTGAGAAAGAGACATCTCACTGGTCTTAAACCTGCAGCTTCATTGAACAGTGTCAGCAAAAGACCAGTCACACTGTCAACAATTAAGATGCAAAAGTTAACCTTCTAAACAAgttgcaaagaaaaagacataacTTTAACTGAATCTAGAAAGATGAAGATGTGCAAAAGAACGAGTTTAAGTTGTTCAGAAACTTGAGAGATGTGGAATCAGGCCTCAAGCATATGGACACAATGTACTGGTGTGGGACTGCATTAGTAGTGGTAAAGTGAGAGCTTTGTACATGTGGTATCTTAAAGTGTAGAGTTAGGAAGATATAGCTGCttctattattttttcttttttatctccCTTTATATTAAATAAGTCAAATAGCTGTGTGTATAATGCAGACCTTCTAAAGtttcacacagttaaatcaagctaaatcaaactaaaataaaactgaacattatcgCCTTCATGAAGGAGGATAACCAGAATTATGCAGACTCCAAGCCACAatagtatatttttttatcctCATATTTATCCATAATTATCTTGACTGGTCAGTGTGTTTAACAGCGACTGCTGCAAAAGTCTTACCAGATGAATTAGCAAGGCTGGTTGCTGCGGCGACAGCAGCAGTAATGTGTTTGCCATTCTGGGTAACGGGACGAACAGGGAGTTGATGTATACCTAGAGCCATGTTCCGTCCATCCCCGCCCTGCACCGCACTGTCCACAGTCTGGATCACTCGCTCTCTGTTCAGCTGGGCATCTGAGGGGAAAACAAATTATTCAAACATGCAAAAAGCTAAACTAACTGTTCATAGTGTTTATCTATGAAGGATCTTATCAGAACATTTGGCTGGTTAATGttagttgttttgttatttaccAAATCATGCACCTCTAAATTCCAGCCCCTGTGGACTTATTCACTAAAAATACTGCTGCAGGGGTGAAATATTTGTCAGGCGTGAACTTTGTCATCAGCTCCAAGTTCAACCACTAAAATTTgccacaaaaaatatatttcctgCCTAAAACACAGCTCACATTTATCGTTATCATCCAACCACAAGAATTTATCACAAATGAAAGCAGGTTTCTAAAGTGTGTGGCTCGtttaataaagcaataaaatgaaatggtgTTCATCTTCAAGCTCATTTAGGGCGCATAAAAAACGCTAAAGTCTTCTCTCTTCACCAAGACTATTAAACCTGTCAGCCATTAAACTGGTTGTTAATAGGTATGTGAGCATGTCTAAGCACTAGTAACTTTCAAACACAACAGTAAACACATATGTAATATGGAAGTGACTCACTACAACAGAACAATACTACTAGAACCAGACAAAACTGGAGATGACCAGACTAATAAAACTGaagtaacacaaaacacaggaaggctctccttctcctcacataCCTCTGAGCTCACTGTTGCCTTCTGCTCCTCCACCAGAAGTGGTGCTGTACCCATTAGGGGGGTTGGAAGATGGAGGGGCACTGGTAACTACCCGCACCATGGTGACAGAAGACTGGGGAGGGTTCTGGAGCATGTGAATGGGCTGAATTGGACCACAACCTCCTGGAACCAAAGCAAGGGTTTTCCCCAGGCCTGAAGGCAGCACTGCTGGGTGGGAGGGTGCAGCCATGATGACAGGCTGAGCACTGACTGGAGATCCTATGCAGGAGGAAACCCAAACAATAATTACACCTGTTATATagtgtgtgtggaaaaactgaatcaatatatttattagtatttatatGTGTCTGCACGCATGCTAACCTGGGGCACTCTGAGAATACCTATACTCAGGTACAGATGCCAGTTTGTTAGCCAGCTGTTCATGGTGGTCATGGGGGATAGGAGAGCCCTCCCTGCTCAGACATTCAGGAGTCTGCAGCCCACTggatggagaagaaagaagtCCCTGGTGGGTTGGAGATGCTGGGGCGCTCCTGTTTaacaaaacaaggaaaagacagaaaaacaattaaGACACTGAGATAGTTCTGTCAAAAATACACAGCTCCTTCGCTGCCAGCACCTTCATCTGAATATATTTACCTAGAAATTAGACTTACTTTGTTCTATCCAATCAAATGATAGCCAGGAGTAGAAatagagagaaggaaggaggtTAACTGAGTCAAACAGAAGCAGCGCATGTTTCTTAGtgtcttgtgtgtatgtgtgtctctgtacaCAAACCAATGCCACAAGTGACCCACTTACCTAGAAGAGAGAGGTCCAAACGGAGTCCTAAAGCAAGCCACCCCTCTTTGCCGACGTTTCCTGAAAGCTTGCTCCACCAACTTGCTCTCAGAGGCAGAATCCACGCGCCAAAAACTCCCTTTCCCAGGCTCGTCCTGAGAGCGGGCCACTTTCACAAAGTAGCGGTTAAGGGACAGGTTGTGTCTGATTGAATTctggagagagggggagagagagagagtacatAAAGTCGCTGATTTAAGAGAAAAGATCAcagaatttaaatgtaatagcctaaatgtaacatgtaaatgttgtGCTTAACACAAATTTAggatacatattttttttttcttctgaaattACTAATAGCTGCAACTAGTTACATGTTAGTAGGTTTTCTGATTTCATCATACTACAGATGTAGTTTGTCTCTTAGATAAAAATAATTGATCATTGTGTTACactcactgtactgtaaattaGTTTCTGTCCTGATCAAGACAACCTTTTGCCTTTGGTGAGGTCAGATtaatactttatttagttttg encodes the following:
- the foxk1 gene encoding forkhead box protein K1, with amino-acid sequence MADYRDDTGARALLALQSAPCSPVRVAVTSHTYHQPSLALLGPPLMETRTDAGTLPVRLASSPPQALARLEGRDFEFVMRQRTVTIGRNSSHGSVDINMGHSSFISRRHLQIIYDDASGFTLRCLGKNGVFVDGVFQRRGAPPLPLPRECMFRFPSTVIKIQFMSLLEAEEHREKEQASPPPRPLLPHISPLKISIPTVQQHEEHIRAFGSPLPSPTGTISVPNSCPASPRGAGSSGYRYGRNVTTDLQLAAEYAAKAAEQRSGGSEQRGESAGGDSPKDESKPPYSYAQLIVQAISSAPDKQLTLSGIYAHITKHYPYYRTADKGWQNSIRHNLSLNRYFVKVARSQDEPGKGSFWRVDSASESKLVEQAFRKRRQRGVACFRTPFGPLSSRSAPASPTHQGLLSSPSSGLQTPECLSREGSPIPHDHHEQLANKLASVPEYRYSQSAPGSPVSAQPVIMAAPSHPAVLPSGLGKTLALVPGGCGPIQPIHMLQNPPQSSVTMVRVVTSAPPSSNPPNGYSTTSGGGAEGNSELRDAQLNRERVIQTVDSAVQGGDGRNMALGIHQLPVRPVTQNGKHITAAVAAATSLANSSGLSSPLQILAAQASSSPPVLMSRQPSAETLAEQPGEPQAKRPKMEDEGGTESAQHQFTPAQQPVIVAMTSQTHDPRK